A portion of the Anaerolineales bacterium genome contains these proteins:
- a CDS encoding histone deacetylase, which yields MSHSNSSLYTLVSSPDHMLEGHPESPRRFQFFDQIFTPPLSESLRYIEPVSADLGAVTSVHPENYVQALEQAAQQGPAFVDYGDTYVTPASYQAALLAAGGLLEIVSRVAGGEAKRGFALVRPPGHHATFTKAMGFCLLNNIAIAARHAQSLGMERVLIVDFDVHHGNGTQDIFERDPQVFYLSTHQSGIYPGTGFVEETGIDAGENTIVNVPLPPRAGDEAFARIFMEILEPLCEHVTPDLILVSAGFDAHWNDPLAGLQLTTSGYHRLAELLKSYADVYSMGRIVYCLEGGYDPEALRDNVRAVLLATQDLALEDDRLGPAPFPEPTINSLVERIRSQHSL from the coding sequence TCACCCGATCACATGTTGGAAGGTCATCCGGAAAGTCCGCGTCGCTTTCAATTCTTCGATCAAATCTTTACACCGCCGCTGAGTGAGTCCCTTCGATACATCGAACCCGTGAGCGCAGATCTTGGTGCGGTTACATCCGTGCACCCCGAGAATTATGTACAAGCCCTCGAGCAAGCTGCGCAACAAGGACCTGCATTCGTCGATTACGGTGATACTTATGTCACTCCAGCATCCTACCAAGCGGCGCTCCTGGCCGCAGGCGGCTTACTCGAAATCGTTTCGAGGGTGGCCGGTGGAGAAGCGAAGCGCGGATTCGCGTTGGTCCGTCCACCCGGACATCACGCCACATTCACGAAAGCCATGGGGTTTTGTCTTCTAAACAACATCGCCATCGCCGCTCGTCACGCACAATCGTTGGGTATGGAACGGGTATTGATCGTCGATTTCGACGTCCATCATGGTAATGGGACACAGGACATCTTCGAACGAGATCCGCAAGTATTCTATCTATCGACTCACCAATCCGGAATTTATCCCGGGACTGGATTTGTCGAGGAGACGGGGATCGATGCAGGGGAAAATACAATCGTAAACGTGCCGCTGCCGCCACGGGCAGGCGATGAAGCCTTCGCAAGAATCTTCATGGAGATCCTTGAACCGCTGTGCGAGCACGTTACTCCGGATCTCATCTTGGTCTCGGCCGGTTTTGACGCACACTGGAACGACCCCCTGGCCGGTCTTCAATTGACCACGAGTGGATACCACCGCCTCGCCGAATTACTCAAAAGCTATGCAGACGTTTACAGTATGGGACGAATAGTTTACTGCCTGGAAGGCGGATACGACCCTGAAGCGCTGAGAGACAACGTTCGGGCCGTCCTGCTTGCCACGCAGGATCTCGCTCTCGAGGACGATCGCCTGGGTCCTGCCCCCTTCCCCGAGCCCACAATAAACTCGCTGGTAGAACGAATTCGATCGCAACACAGTTTATAG